The DNA window ATGACCACAAATCCGGATTTCACGGTCACAATCCCCAAAGGCGGACTTCCTCAGGATGTCGAGgaagttttttttctccagccGTCTCAGATCCTCCGTGTCATCgacgagacagggaaagCCGTCTACATGCCCCAGGCGATCACTGACTCGGTTGATGCTTCTCAGGGATCCCGCACTGACGCTGAcgttgcttcttctgagTCGTATT is part of the Toxoplasma gondii ME49 unplaced genomic scaffold asmbl.1668, whole genome shotgun sequence genome and encodes:
- a CDS encoding Toxoplasma gondii family A protein (encoded by transcript TGME49_327300~Signal peptide predicted by SignalP 2.0 HMM (probability 0.962) with cleavage site probability 0.507 at residue 23) — protein: MESVVLRAIWLTVLIGGMLPCIASEITEPTMTTNPDFTVTIPKGGLPQDVEEVFFLQPSQILRVIDETGKAVYMPQAITDSVDASQGSRTDADVASSESYSAAYAFVNGKCDFTTEIQYKEAFSDYTAPLWVR